One part of the Caproiciproducens sp. CPB-2 genome encodes these proteins:
- a CDS encoding GrpB family protein → MAQLSRNEPKSCEKMRQAESASREEYLKKVTIGDLKPLHSTITLVEFDPLWPKLFDREADRIRSLIGSRVLRLEHVGSTSVPGLCAKPIIDILLTVADSSDEASYAPALEAAGYVLRIREPDWFEHRVFKGPDTDINLHVFSEGTSEAERMLRFRDWLRTNEADREKYAQVKRELARQVWDNVQNYADAKTAVVSEIMERAAAEK, encoded by the coding sequence ATGGCGCAGTTATCCCGTAATGAACCGAAAAGCTGCGAAAAAATGAGGCAGGCAGAGAGTGCTTCACGCGAGGAATATCTGAAAAAAGTGACAATCGGTGATTTAAAGCCGCTTCATTCCACCATCACGCTTGTGGAGTTTGACCCTCTCTGGCCAAAACTGTTTGATCGGGAAGCGGACAGAATCCGCTCTCTGATCGGCAGCCGCGTCCTGCGGCTGGAGCACGTCGGTTCAACCTCGGTGCCGGGGCTGTGCGCCAAGCCGATTATCGACATTCTTTTGACGGTGGCAGATTCGTCTGATGAGGCATCCTATGCCCCTGCACTGGAAGCGGCTGGGTATGTGCTCCGTATACGGGAACCCGACTGGTTTGAACACCGTGTGTTCAAAGGCCCCGATACGGATATCAATCTTCATGTATTCAGTGAGGGAACATCCGAAGCGGAGCGCATGCTTCGTTTTCGGGACTGGCTTCGCACGAATGAAGCCGACCGCGAGAAATATGCGCAAGTCAAGCGTGAACTGGCCCGGCAGGTGTGGGATAACGTGCAAAACTATGCCGATGCGAAAACCGCCGTGGTCAGCGAAATTATGGAACGGGCCGCGGCTGAGAAATAA
- a CDS encoding Fic family protein encodes MNYLSVAQTAKKWKMSERTVRNYCAQNKIPGAFLTGKTWNIPENAEKPGRVNKHSDAPKTLLDILRAEQAAKTSGGIYHKVQIELTYNSNHIEGSRLTHDQTRYIFETNTIGPAGEAMNVDDIVETANHFKCIDLIITQAKYALTEKFIKELHLTLKNGTSDSRLDWFAVGDYKRMPNEVGGRETTPPEQVNSAMKKLLTDYNAGKEKTFEELLDFHVRFESIHPFQDGNGRVGRLILFKECLRNNIVPFIVGDDMKMFYYRGLHEWDREKGYLTDTCLAAQDQFKKYLDYFRIKY; translated from the coding sequence ATGAATTATCTGTCGGTGGCACAAACGGCGAAGAAATGGAAGATGTCCGAGCGGACGGTCCGCAATTACTGCGCCCAGAACAAAATTCCCGGTGCGTTTCTGACGGGCAAGACATGGAACATCCCCGAAAACGCAGAAAAACCGGGGCGTGTCAACAAGCATTCCGACGCGCCGAAAACGCTTTTGGATATTCTGCGGGCGGAGCAGGCGGCGAAAACCTCCGGCGGGATTTATCACAAGGTGCAGATCGAGCTGACCTACAACTCCAACCATATCGAGGGCAGCCGCCTGACCCATGACCAGACGCGCTACATTTTTGAGACCAACACCATCGGCCCGGCCGGCGAAGCGATGAACGTGGACGATATCGTCGAGACGGCAAATCATTTCAAGTGCATAGACCTGATCATCACACAGGCAAAATACGCGCTGACGGAAAAATTCATCAAGGAACTGCACCTCACGCTGAAAAACGGCACCAGCGATTCGCGGCTGGACTGGTTCGCCGTGGGCGATTACAAGCGGATGCCCAACGAGGTCGGCGGCAGGGAGACCACGCCGCCCGAACAGGTCAACTCGGCCATGAAGAAGCTGCTGACCGACTACAACGCGGGAAAGGAAAAGACCTTTGAGGAGCTTCTCGATTTTCATGTGCGATTTGAGAGCATTCATCCGTTTCAGGACGGCAACGGCCGTGTGGGGCGGCTGATTCTGTTCAAGGAGTGCCTGCGGAACAACATCGTGCCCTTTATCGTCGGCGACGACATGAAGATGTTTTACTATCGCGGGCTGCATGAGTGGGACCGGGAAAAGGGCTATCTGACCGACACCTGCCTTGCGGCGCAGGATCAGTTTAAGAAGTATCTGGATTATTTCAGAATCAAATATTAG
- a CDS encoding phage tail protein, whose protein sequence is MADNFGLKIGVEGEKEFKKALSDINQSFKVLGSEMTLVTSQFNKQDKSVQAAAARNEVLNKQIDAQKAKIETLRAALKNASDSFGENDRRTQNWQIQLNKAQAELNGMERELSQSTEGADNLGNELKESGDEAEKSGSKFEKLDGVLKGVGVAMGAVVVAAGAAAVKLGKEVVAAYADYEQLVGGVDTLFKDSSAAVQSYAANAFQTAGMSANEYMETVTSFSASLIQSLGGDTAKAAKAADTAITDMSDNANKMGTDISAIQDAYQGFAKQNYTMLDNLKLGYGGTKTEMERLLSDAEKLSGQKYDISNLNDVYAAIHVIQTEMGITGTTAKEATETISGSIAGMQSAVGNLTAGLGDADADIQLLIGNVVEAFQNVVKNITPVIENIVAALPAALDGILQAVGELLPTLLSTVVSLFTQVLDTLLTLLPQLIPAAVDAVMTIVSALIDSLPLLIDAAVQLVTALVEGIGNALPQLIPVAVNAVTTIVQGLIDNLPMLLEAALQLILGLTQGLLDAIPQLVAALPAIITALVNFLIGSIPQIVEAGIQLLTSLVAALPQIIEAVTAAIPQIVDGLVNALIISIPLIVEAGVKLLIALIQNLPLIITTVVSAIPQIVAALSNAFAGNTGKIITAGVRLLVSLIANLPSIIVEVVKAVPQIVAGLVRAFTGYIGQMAQVGGNLIKGLWQGISDAGAWLWNKISGFFGGIVDRIKDFFGIHSPSALFAGLGRNMGEGIGVGFEDAMASVSREMRNAIPTSFSVNAGASGRSISAGTSITQNISVVSPKALSEKELAREFKNLSRKLALEY, encoded by the coding sequence ATGGCGGATAATTTCGGCCTGAAAATCGGTGTGGAGGGCGAAAAGGAATTCAAAAAGGCGCTCTCGGACATCAATCAGTCCTTCAAAGTGCTCGGCTCTGAAATGACGCTGGTCACCAGCCAGTTTAACAAGCAGGACAAATCCGTGCAGGCGGCCGCCGCCCGGAACGAAGTCCTCAATAAGCAGATCGACGCCCAGAAGGCGAAAATCGAAACCCTGCGCGCCGCCTTGAAAAATGCCTCCGATTCCTTCGGCGAAAACGACCGCCGCACCCAGAACTGGCAGATTCAGCTCAACAAAGCACAGGCGGAGCTTAACGGCATGGAGCGCGAGCTTTCGCAGTCCACCGAGGGCGCGGACAATTTGGGAAATGAACTGAAGGAAAGCGGCGACGAAGCGGAAAAGTCCGGTTCCAAGTTTGAAAAGCTGGACGGCGTTTTAAAGGGTGTCGGTGTGGCGATGGGCGCGGTCGTAGTCGCCGCCGGTGCCGCTGCCGTCAAGCTCGGCAAGGAAGTGGTCGCCGCTTATGCCGATTACGAGCAGCTGGTGGGCGGCGTGGACACGCTGTTCAAGGATTCCAGCGCGGCCGTCCAGAGCTATGCCGCCAACGCCTTCCAAACTGCGGGCATGTCCGCCAACGAGTACATGGAGACGGTCACGAGCTTTTCGGCCAGTCTTATCCAGTCCCTCGGCGGCGACACCGCCAAAGCAGCCAAGGCCGCGGATACGGCGATTACCGATATGTCCGACAACGCCAACAAAATGGGCACGGACATTTCCGCCATCCAGGACGCCTATCAGGGCTTTGCCAAACAGAACTACACCATGCTCGACAACCTGAAGCTCGGCTACGGCGGCACGAAAACCGAGATGGAGCGGCTTCTTTCCGACGCCGAAAAGCTGTCCGGGCAGAAATACGACATCAGCAATCTGAATGATGTGTACGCGGCCATCCACGTCATTCAGACGGAAATGGGCATCACGGGCACCACCGCCAAGGAAGCGACGGAGACCATCAGCGGCTCCATCGCCGGGATGCAGTCTGCCGTCGGCAACCTGACGGCGGGGCTGGGCGACGCGGACGCGGATATTCAGCTGCTGATCGGCAACGTGGTGGAAGCGTTTCAGAATGTGGTCAAAAACATCACGCCGGTGATTGAGAACATCGTCGCCGCCCTGCCCGCCGCTCTGGACGGAATTCTGCAGGCGGTGGGAGAACTGCTCCCCACGCTGCTGTCCACGGTGGTCAGCCTGTTCACGCAGGTGCTCGACACGCTTCTGACGCTTCTGCCACAGTTAATTCCGGCGGCGGTGGACGCGGTCATGACCATTGTTTCCGCTCTCATCGACAGCCTGCCGCTCCTCATCGACGCGGCGGTGCAGCTGGTGACGGCGCTGGTGGAGGGCATCGGAAATGCGCTCCCACAACTGATTCCCGTGGCGGTAAACGCCGTGACCACCATTGTGCAGGGACTGATTGACAACCTGCCGATGCTGCTCGAAGCGGCGCTGCAGCTCATTCTCGGTCTGACGCAGGGACTGCTCGACGCCATCCCGCAGCTGGTGGCGGCATTGCCCGCCATTATTACCGCGCTGGTGAATTTCCTCATTGGCTCGATTCCGCAGATCGTCGAAGCCGGCATTCAGCTTCTGACCTCGCTGGTGGCCGCTTTGCCGCAGATCATCGAAGCGGTGACGGCGGCAATTCCCCAGATTGTGGACGGCCTTGTAAACGCGCTGATCATTTCCATTCCCCTCATTGTGGAAGCGGGCGTGAAACTGCTCATCGCGCTGATCCAGAATCTGCCGCTCATCATCACGACCGTTGTGTCCGCTATCCCGCAGATTGTCGCCGCGCTGTCAAACGCCTTCGCCGGCAACACCGGGAAAATCATCACGGCCGGCGTCAGGCTGCTGGTGTCGCTGATTGCCAATCTGCCCTCCATTATTGTGGAAGTCGTCAAGGCGGTGCCGCAGATTGTGGCGGGCCTTGTCCGGGCGTTCACCGGGTACATCGGGCAGATGGCGCAGGTGGGCGGAAATCTCATCAAGGGCTTGTGGCAGGGCATTTCGGACGCCGGCGCGTGGCTGTGGAACAAAATCAGCGGCTTTTTCGGCGGCATCGTGGACCGCATCAAGGACTTCTTCGGCATTCATTCGCCCTCGGCGTTGTTCGCCGGTCTTGGCCGAAACATGGGCGAAGGCATCGGCGTGGGGTTCGAGGACGCGATGGCTTCCGTCTCTCGTGAAATGCGGAACGCCATCCCCACCAGCTTTTCCGTAAACGCCGGCGCGTCCGGACGGAGCATCTCCGCGGGCACAAGCATCACGCAGAACATCTCGGTGGTCAGCCCTAAGGCATTGTCCGAAAAGGAGCTTGCCCGGGAATTCAAGAACCTCTCGCGCAAGCTGGCACTGGAGTACTAA
- a CDS encoding phage tail family protein, translating into MELTYTNESGEKLTLRQAKPFFLTKLDGAGSVRQTVNTFQAPQQDGAFFISSALDMRNITLEGTIVASSPDAAYERRKQFLRIFTPKQQGTLTYRNRQIACVVEEAGFTASCRERAPGFFVSLLCPSPFFEALSEVRAELARWTPLFHFVLEIPDGGIEFGSRQPSQIITVENPGDVSCGCRIVFRALGEVTNPELMDVATGEYVRLNTVMTAGEEIRVYTHFAGKRVVHVQSGEEVSVFSLLDTGSTFLQLPPGKTTLRYDAAAGKELLEVSLYYRPQYLGV; encoded by the coding sequence ATGGAACTGACCTATACCAACGAATCGGGAGAGAAACTGACGCTGCGGCAGGCAAAGCCGTTCTTCCTGACGAAGCTCGACGGCGCGGGGAGCGTCCGCCAGACCGTCAATACCTTTCAAGCGCCCCAGCAGGACGGCGCTTTTTTCATTTCCTCCGCTCTGGATATGCGCAACATCACGCTGGAAGGAACGATTGTGGCGTCCTCGCCCGATGCGGCGTATGAACGAAGAAAGCAGTTTCTGCGGATTTTCACGCCCAAACAGCAGGGCACGCTGACCTACCGGAACCGGCAGATTGCCTGCGTGGTGGAGGAAGCCGGGTTCACTGCCTCGTGCAGGGAGCGCGCGCCGGGCTTTTTTGTCAGCCTGCTGTGCCCCTCGCCCTTCTTTGAGGCGCTTTCGGAAGTCCGCGCGGAGCTGGCCCGCTGGACGCCGCTCTTTCATTTTGTGCTGGAAATTCCCGACGGCGGCATCGAATTCGGCTCCCGCCAGCCCAGCCAGATTATCACGGTGGAAAATCCCGGGGATGTGTCCTGTGGCTGCCGGATCGTGTTCCGCGCGCTGGGTGAAGTAACAAATCCCGAATTGATGGACGTCGCCACCGGCGAATATGTCCGCCTGAACACCGTCATGACCGCCGGCGAGGAAATCCGCGTTTACACCCATTTCGCGGGAAAGCGGGTGGTGCATGTACAAAGCGGCGAAGAAGTCAGCGTGTTCAGCCTGCTGGACACCGGCTCGACCTTCCTGCAGCTTCCGCCGGGGAAAACCACCCTCCGCTATGATGCGGCGGCGGGCAAAGAACTGCTGGAGGTCAGCCTGTACTACCGCCCGCAGTATTTAGGGGTGTGA